One region of Podospora bellae-mahoneyi strain CBS 112042 chromosome 1 map unlocalized CBS112042p_1.2, whole genome shotgun sequence genomic DNA includes:
- a CDS encoding uncharacterized protein (EggNog:ENOG503Q4WB; COG:Q) — MTVLLMHTDERLYPDPHRFQPERWVDPEARKKAEETYAPFLRGTRICLGMHRTWAEMYLLMAAIVQKFDFDFDGLTPNDHFKVVSDQFIVSTKGKAVLETWVSLRQR, encoded by the exons ATGACGGTTCTGTTGATGCACACGGACGAAAGGCTGTACCCGGATCCGCATCGGTTTCAGCCGGAGAGGTGGGTAGATccggaggcgaggaagaaggctgaggagacGTACGCGCCGTTCTTGAGAGGTACGAGGATCTGTCTCGGGATGCA TCGTACCTGGGCAGAAATGTATCTGCTTATGGCTGCGATCGTGCAAAAgtttgactttgactttgatggTCTCACACCAAACGACCATTTCAAGGTCGTGAGCGACCAGTTCATCGTCAGCACCAAGGGGAAGGCTGTTTTGGAGACATGGGTGTCGCTTCGTCAGCGTTGA